Proteins found in one Cellulomonas palmilytica genomic segment:
- a CDS encoding 5-oxoprolinase subunit C family protein, which translates to MTARAVAVVDPGLLTLVQDLGRPGWAHVGVGRAGAADAAALRRANRAVGNDDGAAGLEVLLGGLRVRALAAVDVALAGAYVAVTVERAGGAVERDGARRVRLGAGDVLALGRPERGLRTYVAFAGGLAVEPVLGSRASDRLGGIGPAPVAAGDVLPVGPPPPGPPPAGLPPTWPADEPDAPADDQRDVPVLRVEIGPHAHWFTPRWPGVLCAPEGYVVAPSSDRVAVRLDGPQIPRTAQALGRELAPVGLVPGAVQVPPDGRPVVFGVDHPVTGGYPVLAVVRSSDLDLLAQVRPGDVVRLALALSTGR; encoded by the coding sequence GTGACGGCACGGGCGGTGGCGGTGGTCGACCCCGGGTTGCTGACGCTGGTGCAGGACCTCGGGCGGCCCGGGTGGGCGCACGTCGGCGTCGGCCGCGCGGGTGCGGCGGACGCGGCGGCGCTGCGCCGGGCGAACCGCGCGGTCGGCAACGACGACGGCGCCGCCGGGCTCGAGGTGCTGCTCGGCGGGCTGCGGGTGCGCGCGCTCGCTGCCGTGGACGTGGCGCTCGCGGGGGCGTACGTGGCGGTGACCGTCGAGCGGGCAGGCGGGGCGGTCGAGCGAGACGGCGCGCGGCGGGTGCGGCTCGGTGCGGGCGACGTGCTGGCGCTCGGCCGGCCCGAGCGGGGGCTGCGGACATATGTGGCGTTCGCCGGGGGACTGGCCGTGGAGCCGGTGCTCGGCTCGCGCGCGAGCGACCGGCTCGGCGGGATCGGCCCGGCGCCGGTCGCCGCGGGCGACGTGCTCCCGGTCGGGCCGCCGCCGCCCGGGCCGCCGCCGGCGGGGCTGCCTCCCACCTGGCCCGCCGACGAGCCGGACGCCCCGGCCGACGACCAGAGGGACGTGCCGGTGCTGCGCGTCGAGATCGGGCCGCACGCGCACTGGTTCACGCCCCGCTGGCCGGGGGTGCTGTGCGCGCCCGAGGGGTACGTGGTCGCACCCTCGTCGGACCGGGTGGCGGTGCGCCTGGACGGTCCGCAGATCCCGCGGACCGCGCAGGCGCTCGGGCGCGAGCTCGCGCCCGTCGGCCTGGTGCCGGGTGCGGTGCAGGTGCCGCCCGACGGGCGGCCCGTGGTGTTCGGGGTCGACCACCCGGTGACGGGCGGCTACCCGGTGCTGGCGGTGGTGCGCTCGTCGGACCTCGACCTGCTCGCGCAGGTGCGTCCGGGGGACGTGGTGCGCCTCGCGCTGGCGCTGTCGACCGGCCGCTGA
- a CDS encoding 5-oxoprolinase subunit B family protein, whose product MTSVRVRRFGDAALLVELPDLAAVRRVDDALRAARATSPTDPPPLTGPSDEPSSRSRAFLVKSCRGTHDLASDARPGARAATERAVWAGVEDQVPAAESVLLRVRAGTDLRALARAVRQVAADALDSDDAPATDRPLVVLPVTYDGPDLDDVAAATGLTVDALVARHAAATYTVAFGGFMPGFAYLVGLDPALVVPRLATPRPRVPAGAVAIADRFTAVYPAATPGGWRLLGSCPTSLFDVARDEPALLTPGTRVRFEVAG is encoded by the coding sequence GTGACGTCCGTGCGGGTGCGCCGGTTCGGGGACGCGGCGCTGCTCGTCGAGCTGCCCGACCTCGCGGCGGTCCGCCGCGTCGACGACGCGCTCCGCGCCGCCCGCGCGACCTCGCCCACGGACCCGCCGCCGCTCACCGGACCGTCCGACGAGCCCTCGTCGCGAAGTCGTGCGTTTCTCGTGAAGTCGTGCAGAGGAACGCACGACCTCGCGAGCGACGCACGACCTGGCGCGAGAGCCGCGACCGAGCGCGCGGTGTGGGCGGGGGTCGAGGACCAGGTGCCCGCCGCCGAGAGCGTGCTGCTGCGTGTGCGGGCCGGCACGGACCTGCGCGCGCTGGCGCGGGCCGTGCGGCAGGTCGCGGCCGACGCGCTCGACTCCGACGACGCGCCCGCGACCGACCGCCCGCTCGTCGTGCTGCCCGTGACCTACGACGGACCGGACCTCGACGACGTCGCCGCGGCCACGGGCCTGACGGTCGACGCGCTCGTCGCGCGGCACGCCGCGGCCACGTACACCGTGGCGTTCGGCGGCTTCATGCCGGGCTTCGCGTACCTCGTGGGGCTCGACCCGGCGCTCGTCGTGCCGCGTCTGGCGACACCGCGGCCGCGCGTGCCCGCGGGGGCCGTGGCGATCGCGGACCGGTTCACCGCGGTGTACCCGGCCGCCACGCCCGGCGGTTGGCGGCTGCTGGGCTCGTGCCCGACGTCCCTGTTCGACGTCGCGCGCGACGAGCCCGCGCTGCTGACCCCCGGCACGCGCGTGCGCTTCGAGGTGGCCGGGTGA
- a CDS encoding LamB/YcsF family protein — MDLNCDLGEGYDAWVPGAVGIDEALLGVVTSANLACGGHAGDERTMAAVARVAAARGVVLGAHVSYVDREHFGRRFLDVPADELRAQVAAQLALVVDVARAHGATVAYVKPHGALYNAVVHHEEHAAAVLDATGDLPVVGLPGSAVLAHARRRGVRPVAEAFADRGYLPDGTLVPRGQDGALVTDADEVARRVVRLAAEKTVRAVDGTDVRVDVETVCVHSDTPGAVLLARDVRAALEQAGVPLGPFVRGAA, encoded by the coding sequence GTGGACCTCAACTGCGACCTGGGCGAAGGCTACGACGCGTGGGTGCCCGGCGCCGTCGGGATCGACGAGGCGCTGCTGGGCGTGGTCACGAGCGCGAACCTCGCGTGCGGCGGGCACGCGGGCGACGAGCGCACGATGGCGGCCGTCGCGCGGGTCGCCGCGGCGCGGGGCGTGGTGCTCGGCGCGCACGTGTCGTACGTGGACCGGGAGCACTTCGGGCGACGGTTCCTGGACGTGCCGGCCGACGAGCTGCGCGCGCAGGTCGCGGCCCAGCTGGCGCTCGTCGTCGACGTCGCGCGCGCCCACGGCGCCACCGTGGCGTACGTGAAGCCGCACGGGGCGCTCTACAACGCCGTCGTGCACCACGAGGAGCACGCGGCCGCGGTGCTCGACGCGACGGGGGACCTGCCCGTCGTGGGGCTGCCCGGGTCGGCCGTGCTCGCGCACGCGCGGCGGCGTGGGGTGCGGCCCGTGGCCGAGGCGTTCGCGGACCGCGGGTACCTGCCCGACGGCACGCTCGTGCCGCGCGGGCAGGACGGAGCCCTGGTGACCGACGCCGACGAGGTCGCGCGGCGGGTCGTGCGCCTGGCGGCCGAGAAGACGGTGCGCGCGGTCGACGGCACCGACGTGCGGGTCGACGTCGAGACGGTGTGCGTGCACTCGGACACCCCGGGTGCGGTGCTGCTCGCGCGGGACGTGCGCGCGGCGCTCGAGCAGGCCGGGGTGCCGCTGGGCCCGTTCGTGCGGGGCGCGGCGTGA
- a CDS encoding Rossmann-fold NAD(P)-binding domain-containing protein: protein MSQEGPDRPVAVLGGTGKTGRRIVERLQARDLPVRAAARGGPHRFDWADPTTWAPVLDGAGAAYVAYAPDLAMPGAPETVARLATLARKLGVERLVLLSGRGEAEAERAEQLVLEAHPARTVVRAAFFAQNFTESFLAEGLAEGVVVLPEGTAPEPFVDLEDVADVAVVALTTDAHAGQVLELTGPRALTFAEAVDEIAAATGRPVRFQGVPVEEYTAGLTAAGLPPDLVDLLGYVFSELLDGRGSLPTDGVRRVLGRDARDFRDFVARDLVPATVTG, encoded by the coding sequence ATGAGCCAGGAGGGACCGGACCGACCCGTCGCCGTGCTCGGCGGGACCGGCAAGACCGGCCGCCGCATCGTCGAGCGGCTGCAGGCGCGGGACCTGCCCGTGCGTGCCGCGGCGCGCGGCGGACCGCACCGCTTCGACTGGGCCGACCCGACCACCTGGGCCCCCGTCCTCGACGGTGCGGGCGCCGCGTACGTGGCCTACGCGCCGGACCTCGCGATGCCCGGCGCGCCCGAGACGGTCGCGCGGCTCGCCACCTTGGCACGCAAGCTCGGGGTCGAGCGGCTCGTGCTGCTGTCCGGCCGCGGCGAGGCCGAGGCGGAGCGTGCCGAGCAGCTCGTGCTCGAGGCCCACCCCGCGCGTACGGTCGTGCGCGCGGCGTTCTTCGCGCAGAACTTCACCGAGAGCTTCCTCGCGGAAGGGCTCGCCGAGGGCGTCGTCGTGCTCCCCGAGGGCACGGCGCCCGAGCCGTTCGTGGACCTCGAGGACGTCGCCGACGTCGCCGTGGTCGCGCTCACCACCGACGCGCACGCCGGTCAGGTGCTCGAGCTCACCGGCCCGCGCGCGCTGACGTTCGCCGAGGCGGTGGACGAGATCGCCGCCGCGACCGGGCGGCCGGTGCGGTTCCAGGGCGTTCCTGTCGAGGAGTACACCGCCGGCCTGACGGCCGCCGGGCTGCCGCCGGACCTCGTCGACCTGCTCGGGTACGTGTTCTCCGAGCTCCTCGACGGTCGCGGGTCCCTGCCCACGGACGGCGTGCGGCGCGTCCTCGGGCGCGACGCGCGCGACTTCCGCGACTTCGTCGCGCGGGACCTGGTCCCGGCCACGGTGACCGGCTGA
- a CDS encoding AraC family transcriptional regulator translates to MDVVGGLLDGPRARGAFLLRVHLRAPWSLRLEDESPLTLVPVLRGSAWIGPPSPTPDDPGEHLAPGDVAVLRGGGVYVIADSPTTTPQIVIGPEPDVCRPVEGVPSTMRELGARTWGNDRDGETVLLTGTYLTDSAVGRRVLRTLPARSVVRRGEVDPVLVDLLAREITQDLPGQDAAGDRLLDLILLSCLRSRLTHPGAPGWYRAGGDPVVGAALRRIHDHPAHPWTLEGLAREAGLSRAAFARRFTALVGEPPMSYLTGWRLDLAADLLLDPDATLASVARAVGYGSPYALSAAFTRVRGVSPSAHRRRVLAGECGTTQLDPVPG, encoded by the coding sequence ATGGACGTCGTCGGCGGGCTGCTCGACGGGCCGCGAGCGCGCGGCGCGTTCCTCCTGCGCGTGCACCTGCGCGCCCCGTGGTCCCTGCGCCTCGAGGACGAGTCGCCGCTCACGCTCGTCCCCGTGCTGCGCGGCTCCGCGTGGATCGGCCCGCCGTCGCCCACACCCGACGACCCCGGCGAGCACCTCGCCCCCGGCGACGTGGCCGTGCTTCGCGGCGGCGGCGTGTACGTCATCGCGGACTCCCCGACCACCACCCCGCAGATCGTCATCGGCCCCGAGCCGGACGTGTGCCGCCCGGTCGAGGGGGTCCCGTCGACGATGCGTGAGCTCGGGGCGCGGACGTGGGGCAACGACCGCGACGGCGAGACCGTGCTGCTCACCGGGACGTATCTCACGGACAGCGCCGTGGGCCGCCGCGTGCTGCGCACCCTGCCCGCGCGTTCCGTGGTGCGCCGCGGCGAGGTCGACCCCGTGCTCGTCGACCTGCTCGCCCGGGAGATCACCCAGGACCTGCCGGGCCAGGACGCCGCGGGCGACCGCCTGCTCGACCTCATCCTGCTGTCCTGCCTGCGCAGCCGGCTCACGCACCCGGGGGCACCCGGCTGGTACCGCGCGGGCGGCGATCCCGTGGTGGGTGCGGCGCTGCGGCGCATCCACGACCACCCCGCGCACCCGTGGACGCTCGAGGGCCTGGCGCGCGAGGCCGGCCTGTCGCGCGCCGCGTTCGCGCGGCGGTTCACCGCGCTCGTCGGCGAGCCGCCCATGAGCTACCTCACCGGCTGGCGGCTCGACCTCGCGGCGGACCTCCTCCTCGACCCGGACGCGACGCTCGCGTCCGTCGCGCGCGCCGTCGGCTACGGCTCGCCGTACGCGTTGAGCGCCGCGTTCACCCGCGTGCGGGGCGTGAGCCCGAGCGCGCACCGGCGCCGCGTGCTGGCCGGCGAGTGCGGCACCACCCAGCTCGACCCGGTCCCCGGCTGA
- a CDS encoding DEAD/DEAH box helicase: MESDELLDVLLAGGRRAERATHVRHLPARAGEREPWPAWADTDLVRGYRTLGVESPWRHQVQAAQAAWDGRHTVLATSTGSGKSLAYWLPALSAVRGRAAEASLDPGRIESARRRASVLYLCPTKALAADQLAAVERLLAASQVRDVRVATCDGDTSPDERRWVRDHADVVLTNPDFLHFSFLPQHERWSRLLASLRYVVLDECHAFRGVFGAHVALVLRRLRRLAAAYGASPTFVLASATTADPAQSAARLLGVDPDEVEAVTDDASPAGRKTVVLWQPPELPGHGPDAQTPWAALLPDEDPWATPGEPEDRPRRTATAEVADLLADLVAHGGRTLAFTRSRRAAESVATTTREHVGAVDPSLRAAVQAYRGGYLPEERRTLEHAIRSGSLRALATTNALELGVDISGLDAVLIAGWPGTRVSFWQQAGRAGRAGADGVVVLVAREDPLDTYLVHHPEAALDAPVEATAFDPTNPYVLAPHLCAAAAERPVRAEELDLFGERAASVLDDLVAHGVLRRRPSGWYWTHAEPASRLTDLRGAGGNPVRVVESETGRVLGTVDAASADATLHPGAVYVHQGATFVVDDLHQADDVALVTRRDVDYGTWARWLTTTAVVDVAEERRWGPVTWHLGTVDVTSQVLGFQRKHLPDLAVLGYEDLELPPRTLRTSSVWWTVPTSVLEEAVVTLEALPGALHAAEHASIGLLPLLATCDRWDLGGLSTALHPDTGEATVFVHDAHPGGAGFAERGFHLGATWLRATRDAIASCPCATGCPACVQSPKCGNANHPLDKAAALRLLDAVLAHATA; encoded by the coding sequence GTGGAGTCCGACGAGCTGCTCGACGTGCTGCTCGCCGGCGGACGACGAGCCGAGCGCGCGACCCACGTGCGCCACCTGCCCGCACGCGCGGGCGAGCGCGAGCCGTGGCCCGCGTGGGCGGACACGGACCTGGTGCGCGGCTACCGCACGCTCGGCGTCGAGTCCCCGTGGCGTCACCAGGTGCAGGCCGCGCAGGCGGCGTGGGACGGCCGGCACACGGTGCTGGCGACCTCGACCGGCTCCGGCAAGTCGCTCGCGTACTGGCTGCCCGCGCTGTCGGCCGTGCGCGGTCGCGCCGCCGAGGCGTCGCTCGACCCGGGCCGCATCGAGTCGGCCAGGCGCCGCGCGAGCGTCCTGTACCTGTGCCCGACGAAGGCGCTGGCCGCCGACCAGCTCGCCGCGGTCGAGCGGCTGCTCGCCGCCTCCCAGGTGCGCGACGTGCGGGTCGCGACGTGCGACGGCGACACCTCCCCAGACGAGCGGCGCTGGGTCCGCGACCACGCGGACGTGGTGCTGACCAACCCCGACTTCCTGCACTTCTCCTTCCTGCCGCAGCACGAGCGCTGGTCGCGGCTGCTCGCGTCGCTGCGGTACGTGGTCCTCGACGAGTGCCACGCGTTCCGCGGGGTGTTCGGCGCGCACGTCGCGCTCGTGCTGCGGCGTCTGCGCCGGCTCGCCGCCGCGTACGGGGCCTCGCCGACGTTCGTCCTCGCGTCCGCGACGACGGCCGACCCCGCGCAGAGCGCCGCGCGGCTGCTCGGCGTGGATCCCGACGAGGTCGAGGCCGTCACCGACGACGCGTCGCCCGCGGGACGCAAGACCGTCGTGCTGTGGCAGCCGCCCGAGCTGCCCGGCCACGGACCCGACGCGCAGACGCCGTGGGCTGCGCTCCTGCCCGACGAGGACCCGTGGGCGACCCCCGGCGAACCCGAGGACCGGCCCCGCCGCACCGCGACCGCCGAGGTCGCGGACCTCCTGGCGGACCTCGTCGCGCACGGCGGCCGCACGCTCGCGTTCACGCGCTCGCGTCGCGCGGCGGAGTCCGTCGCCACCACCACGCGTGAGCACGTCGGCGCGGTCGACCCGTCGCTGCGCGCCGCCGTGCAGGCGTACCGCGGCGGCTACCTGCCCGAGGAGCGGCGGACGCTCGAGCACGCGATCCGCAGCGGCTCACTGCGCGCGCTCGCCACGACCAACGCGCTCGAGCTCGGCGTCGACATCTCCGGGCTCGACGCGGTGCTCATCGCGGGCTGGCCCGGCACGCGCGTGTCGTTCTGGCAGCAGGCCGGGCGGGCGGGCCGTGCGGGTGCCGACGGCGTCGTCGTGCTCGTCGCTCGCGAGGACCCGCTCGACACCTACCTCGTGCACCACCCCGAGGCCGCGCTCGACGCCCCGGTCGAGGCCACCGCGTTCGACCCGACCAACCCGTACGTGCTCGCCCCGCACCTGTGCGCCGCCGCGGCCGAGCGACCCGTGCGCGCCGAGGAGCTCGACCTGTTCGGCGAGCGCGCCGCGAGCGTCCTCGACGACCTCGTCGCGCACGGCGTGCTGCGGCGCCGGCCGTCCGGCTGGTACTGGACGCACGCCGAGCCCGCGTCGCGGCTGACCGACCTGCGCGGCGCGGGCGGCAACCCCGTGCGCGTCGTGGAGTCCGAGACCGGCCGCGTGCTCGGCACGGTCGACGCCGCGTCCGCGGACGCCACGCTGCACCCCGGTGCGGTGTACGTGCACCAGGGCGCGACGTTCGTCGTCGACGACCTGCACCAGGCCGACGACGTCGCGCTCGTCACCCGCCGCGACGTCGACTACGGCACGTGGGCGCGGTGGCTCACGACCACCGCGGTCGTCGACGTCGCCGAGGAGCGCCGCTGGGGGCCGGTGACCTGGCACCTCGGCACCGTCGACGTCACGTCGCAGGTGCTCGGGTTCCAGCGCAAGCACCTGCCCGACCTCGCGGTCCTGGGCTACGAGGACCTCGAGCTGCCGCCCCGCACGCTGCGCACGTCGTCGGTCTGGTGGACGGTCCCGACGTCCGTGCTGGAGGAGGCGGTCGTGACGCTCGAGGCCCTGCCCGGTGCGCTGCACGCCGCCGAGCACGCCTCGATCGGCCTTCTCCCCCTGCTCGCGACGTGCGACCGGTGGGACCTCGGCGGACTGTCGACCGCGCTGCATCCCGACACGGGCGAGGCGACCGTCTTCGTGCACGACGCCCACCCCGGCGGCGCGGGCTTCGCCGAGCGCGGCTTCCACCTCGGCGCGACCTGGCTGCGCGCCACGCGCGACGCCATCGCCTCGTGCCCGTGCGCCACCGGCTGCCCCGCGTGCGTGCAGTCGCCCAAGTGCGGCAACGCGAACCACCCGCTCGACAAGGCCGCCGCCCTGCGCCTGCTCGACGCGGTCCTCGCCCACGCCACCGCCTGA
- a CDS encoding TadE family type IV pilus minor pilin — protein MTAELAVGLPAVALLLLAVLGVSAAGVMQQRCAEAARTGARLAAIGEDDAAVVAGARRVAGDAARVDVGHDDGWVTVVVSAGLPVAGLGEVVTLRGSATAWDEP, from the coding sequence GTGACGGCGGAGCTCGCGGTCGGCCTGCCCGCGGTCGCGCTCCTGCTGCTCGCGGTGCTCGGGGTGAGCGCGGCGGGCGTGATGCAGCAGCGGTGCGCCGAGGCCGCGCGGACGGGCGCTCGGCTCGCGGCGATCGGCGAGGACGACGCGGCCGTGGTCGCCGGGGCGCGGAGGGTCGCGGGTGACGCCGCGCGCGTGGACGTGGGACACGACGACGGCTGGGTCACGGTCGTCGTCTCGGCGGGTCTGCCGGTCGCGGGGCTGGGTGAGGTCGTGACGCTGCGGGGCTCGGCGACCGCCTGGGACGAGCCGTGA
- a CDS encoding DUF4244 domain-containing protein: MDGTALAGRPRGAHDDEARDDRADTRQHVPGWVPQRVARRFATGARDAGMATAEYAIATLAAVGFAGLLVVILKSNEVRGLLSGIVKQALSL, from the coding sequence ATGGACGGCACGGCACTCGCGGGACGCCCGCGCGGCGCGCACGACGACGAGGCCCGCGACGACCGCGCTGACACCCGTCAGCACGTGCCCGGGTGGGTCCCGCAGCGCGTCGCGCGGCGGTTCGCCACCGGCGCGCGGGACGCCGGGATGGCGACCGCGGAGTACGCGATCGCGACGCTCGCGGCCGTGGGCTTCGCGGGCCTGCTCGTCGTGATCCTCAAGAGCAACGAGGTGCGCGGGCTCCTCAGCGGGATCGTCAAGCAGGCGTTGTCGCTGTGA
- a CDS encoding type II secretion system F family protein, with the protein MVLTVLGAVLVVVPWLAARRTLVAPGGGTGGASVRAATGPPLDAVLLLELVDAAVASGASLPRALRAVGAAAGGACGGALDAAGAALVLGASWPAAWAGAPPDVHDVRDCLEQAWVSGAAPGPALRARAAAVRRERRRRARTAGAALGVHLVLPLGLCFLPAFALLGLAPLVLGLGAGLLDGVLP; encoded by the coding sequence GTGGTGCTGACCGTCCTGGGTGCCGTGCTCGTCGTGGTGCCGTGGCTCGCCGCTCGGCGCACGCTCGTCGCACCGGGCGGTGGGACCGGCGGCGCGTCCGTCCGGGCCGCCACCGGTCCGCCGCTCGACGCGGTGCTGCTGCTCGAGCTCGTCGACGCCGCGGTCGCCTCGGGGGCGTCGCTGCCGCGCGCGCTGCGAGCGGTGGGTGCGGCGGCGGGAGGCGCCTGCGGTGGTGCCCTGGACGCCGCCGGGGCGGCGCTCGTGCTCGGGGCGTCGTGGCCCGCGGCATGGGCCGGCGCGCCGCCCGACGTCCACGACGTCCGGGACTGCCTCGAGCAGGCGTGGGTGAGCGGGGCCGCGCCCGGACCGGCGCTGCGGGCTCGCGCCGCCGCGGTGCGGCGCGAGCGTCGTCGTCGTGCCCGGACCGCGGGCGCAGCGCTCGGGGTGCACCTCGTGCTCCCGCTCGGGCTGTGCTTCCTGCCCGCGTTCGCGCTGCTCGGGCTCGCCCCGCTCGTCCTCGGGCTCGGCGCGGGGCTGCTCGACGGGGTGCTGCCGTGA
- a CDS encoding type II secretion protein F: protein MSAVVALAGAAAFLVASGVGPRRALLRARASTETSPDVRSGAGRDLENVLVAVGAQLRAGRPPADAWASVLGRPADGDVPELAVLVAACEGTGRGGGARATARTMSVGLRDGGGAVRRLHPRGRGRDDERLVARAAAVVAAARTAHELGAPLAAMLQHVTESLAADAAERDDVEAALAGPRATARVLAWLPLLGVGLGALLGADPVGVLLGGGLGSVAGLTGLVLLVVGRRWTSRLLARAARGSG from the coding sequence GTGAGCGCCGTCGTGGCGCTGGCCGGAGCGGCCGCGTTCCTCGTGGCCAGCGGCGTCGGGCCGCGACGGGCGCTCCTGAGGGCGAGGGCGTCGACCGAGACGTCGCCGGACGTGCGGTCGGGCGCGGGACGGGACCTGGAGAACGTGCTCGTGGCCGTCGGCGCACAGCTGCGCGCGGGGCGCCCGCCCGCCGACGCGTGGGCGTCCGTGCTCGGCCGGCCCGCCGACGGCGACGTGCCCGAGCTCGCCGTGCTCGTCGCCGCGTGCGAGGGAACCGGCAGAGGTGGGGGTGCCCGCGCGACCGCGCGCACGATGTCGGTCGGGCTCCGCGACGGCGGTGGTGCCGTGCGACGGCTGCACCCGCGCGGGCGCGGTCGGGACGACGAGAGGCTCGTCGCACGCGCCGCGGCCGTCGTCGCGGCGGCACGGACCGCGCACGAGCTCGGGGCACCGCTCGCCGCGATGCTGCAGCACGTCACCGAGTCGCTCGCGGCCGACGCCGCCGAGCGGGACGACGTCGAGGCCGCGCTCGCCGGCCCACGCGCGACGGCGCGCGTCCTCGCGTGGCTGCCGCTGCTGGGCGTGGGGCTCGGCGCGCTCCTCGGTGCGGACCCGGTCGGGGTGCTGCTCGGTGGGGGCCTGGGAAGCGTCGCCGGGTTGACGGGACTCGTCCTGCTCGTCGTCGGACGTCGCTGGACGAGCCGTCTCCTCGCGCGCGCCGCCCGCGGGAGCGGCTGA
- a CDS encoding TadA family conjugal transfer-associated ATPase encodes MSVLAAGGVRPAGAPVLSGDLVDAVRERLRGTAPGDDELVRAVEQVARDRGAVLGSAVLPAAVQAVRAAILGAGPLQPFLDDPRVSDVLVNGPRDVWVELDGRLTQTDVDLGSDDDVRALAVRLAAADGQRLDDGVPTVDARLPDGTRLHAVLPPVAGGCTLLSLRVVRARTLSMPELVRVGTVAPGLVGVLRALVDVRANLLVSGATGAGKTTLLAALLAWAGHDERIVVIEESGELAPQHPHVVRLLARRANVEGAGRVDLAELVRHALRMRPDRIVLGECRGAEVREVMAALNTGHDGGCATVHANTAADVPARLEALAALAGLSREATAAQASAAFDAVLHLRRTGPGRTRRMLAEVAVVGRTRDGLEVSTAVEADESGVLRRGPGWRRLADRLGIAGLTSLGPGTTSDPPVSPVPVGRAP; translated from the coding sequence GTGAGCGTGCTCGCGGCCGGGGGCGTGCGGCCCGCCGGTGCTCCGGTGCTCTCGGGCGACCTGGTCGACGCCGTGCGTGAGCGGCTGCGGGGCACCGCGCCCGGCGACGACGAGCTCGTGCGCGCCGTCGAGCAGGTCGCGCGCGACCGCGGTGCGGTGCTCGGCTCGGCCGTGCTGCCCGCCGCGGTGCAGGCCGTGCGCGCCGCGATCCTCGGCGCCGGGCCGCTGCAGCCGTTCCTCGACGACCCGCGCGTGAGCGACGTGCTCGTCAACGGCCCACGGGACGTGTGGGTCGAGCTCGACGGGCGGCTCACGCAGACCGACGTCGACCTCGGCTCCGACGACGACGTGCGTGCGCTCGCGGTCCGGCTCGCCGCCGCGGACGGGCAACGGCTCGACGACGGAGTGCCCACGGTGGACGCGCGCCTGCCCGACGGGACGCGGCTGCACGCGGTGCTGCCGCCCGTCGCGGGCGGGTGCACGCTCCTGAGCCTGCGGGTCGTGCGGGCGCGGACGCTGTCGATGCCCGAGCTCGTGCGGGTCGGCACGGTCGCGCCGGGGCTCGTCGGCGTGCTGCGAGCGCTGGTCGACGTCCGCGCGAACCTCCTGGTGTCCGGCGCGACGGGAGCGGGCAAGACCACGCTGCTCGCGGCGTTGCTCGCGTGGGCCGGGCACGACGAGCGGATCGTCGTGATCGAGGAGTCCGGCGAGCTCGCGCCGCAGCACCCGCACGTCGTGCGGTTGCTCGCGCGGCGTGCGAACGTCGAGGGCGCGGGCCGGGTCGACCTCGCGGAGCTCGTGCGGCATGCGCTGCGCATGCGACCCGACCGGATCGTGCTCGGCGAGTGCCGCGGCGCGGAGGTGCGTGAGGTCATGGCGGCGCTCAACACCGGCCACGACGGCGGCTGCGCGACCGTCCACGCCAACACGGCGGCGGACGTCCCCGCTCGGCTCGAGGCACTCGCCGCGCTCGCGGGGCTCAGCCGTGAGGCGACCGCGGCACAGGCGTCCGCCGCGTTCGACGCGGTGCTGCACCTGCGCCGCACCGGCCCGGGTCGCACGCGGCGCATGCTCGCGGAGGTCGCGGTCGTCGGTCGCACGCGCGACGGGCTCGAGGTGTCCACGGCCGTCGAGGCCGACGAGTCCGGGGTGCTGCGCCGAGGCCCCGGCTGGCGCCGGCTCGCGGACCGCCTCGGCATCGCCGGCCTGACGTCCCTCGGTCCGGGGACGACGAGCGACCCACCCGTGTCGCCGGTGCCCGTCGGACGTGCGCCGTGA